In Hydrotalea sp., one DNA window encodes the following:
- the trpD gene encoding anthranilate phosphoribosyltransferase, whose amino-acid sequence MFLLIDNYDSFTYNVVHLLGASGVRDNLTVRRNDELSVAEAMAIGDEGIIISPGPCTPREAGITLALIKQCVSEKRPVLGICLGLQAMVEALGGRVETYQPPRHGKVSAIVCDNNAWLFKNMPHEFHATRYHSLAVTNMPADLQTIATSRDDNQVMAVQHKTLPMAAVQFHPESYYSEHGAAIIKNFLTFVSRQSVATSGAMIGLDVLTASLNRGENLQLAEVRSAFTAMMAGTEDVTAMVNFLRALSAKGETADEITAAAGVMRDHAAKITAPDNAIDIVGTGGDLKGTLNISTASSFVVAGLGFPVAKHGNRAITSQAGTADVQSQLGINIDYPLPRVQEAMDKLGFAFLFAPKHHAATRHVMPARKMLAEQKIKTIFNILGPLTNPASAKFYLLGVYDKKWLQPMAMALKNLGAIGAWVTCGNDGLDELSISGPSSVVKLQDGKLTMESVTPAMAGLPTHPLESIKGGTPDYNARAIMDLFQNNIGGDGKSDAAKKLAGFRDAVLYNAAAALVVLGAAQNLKDGVAMAKHSIDSGAALKKLKDFAALTKSA is encoded by the coding sequence ATGTTTTTGCTTATCGATAATTACGATAGTTTTACCTACAACGTGGTGCACCTGCTTGGTGCCAGCGGCGTGCGCGACAATTTGACGGTGCGGCGCAACGATGAATTATCGGTCGCCGAGGCCATGGCGATTGGCGACGAGGGGATAATCATCTCCCCCGGGCCATGCACGCCGAGGGAGGCCGGCATCACCCTCGCCCTTATCAAACAATGCGTTAGCGAAAAACGGCCGGTGTTGGGCATTTGTTTGGGGTTGCAGGCAATGGTCGAGGCACTGGGCGGCCGCGTTGAAACCTATCAACCGCCGCGCCATGGCAAGGTGTCGGCGATTGTTTGCGATAACAATGCTTGGCTGTTCAAAAACATGCCGCATGAATTTCACGCCACCCGTTACCACAGCTTGGCCGTTACCAACATGCCGGCCGATTTGCAAACCATCGCCACCAGCCGCGATGACAACCAGGTGATGGCGGTGCAACATAAAACCTTACCCATGGCGGCGGTGCAATTTCACCCCGAAAGTTATTATTCCGAACATGGCGCGGCGATAATCAAGAATTTTTTGACTTTTGTTTCGCGGCAATCTGTGGCAACATCTGGCGCGATGATTGGATTAGATGTCTTAACCGCTAGCTTAAATCGCGGCGAAAATTTGCAACTGGCCGAGGTTCGGTCGGCCTTCACCGCGATGATGGCCGGCACCGAGGATGTAACCGCGATGGTTAATTTTCTGCGCGCCCTGAGCGCCAAGGGCGAAACCGCCGATGAAATAACCGCCGCCGCCGGCGTGATGCGCGACCACGCGGCAAAAATTACCGCCCCCGATAATGCGATTGATATTGTTGGCACCGGCGGCGATTTGAAGGGCACGTTGAATATCTCCACCGCCAGCAGTTTTGTTGTCGCCGGTTTGGGTTTTCCGGTGGCAAAACATGGCAACCGCGCCATTACGTCGCAGGCCGGAACGGCCGATGTGCAATCACAACTTGGCATCAATATCGATTACCCATTGCCCCGGGTGCAGGAGGCCATGGACAAATTGGGTTTTGCATTTTTATTTGCGCCGAAACACCATGCGGCGACGCGCCATGTTATGCCGGCGCGAAAAATGTTGGCCGAGCAAAAGATAAAAACCATTTTTAATATCTTGGGGCCTTTGACCAACCCGGCGTCGGCAAAATTTTATTTGCTGGGGGTTTATGATAAAAAATGGTTACAACCGATGGCGATGGCGTTAAAAAACTTGGGGGCGATTGGCGCGTGGGTTACATGCGGCAACGACGGGTTGGATGAATTATCAATTTCCGGCCCCAGCAGTGTGGTAAAATTGCAAGATGGAAAATTAACCATGGAAAGCGTGACGCCGGCGATGGCGGGTTTACCGACCCACCCGTTGGAAAGCATCAAGGGGGGCACGCCCGATTACAACGCCCGCGCCATTATGGATTTGTTTCAAAACAATATCGGTGGTGATGGCAAGTCGGATGCGGCAAAAAAACTCGCCGGTTTTCGTGAC